A stretch of DNA from Fusobacterium sp. IOR10:
TCACATCCTTTCTTTTGGTGTCGCAACTTAATTGTAACGGATTTTTTTATTTGTCTCAATTTTTTTTTGCAAAAAATAAAGGCATTAGTATTTTTACAAATACCAACACCAAATATTATAGACCCAATAAAAAAAAGACGAGTAATCTCGTCTTTTTTTATTAAATAATTAATTTGTTTCTGATACTAATTTTCCATTTCTTATCATAGTTAATACAAATTGATGAGCATCTACTAATCCACTTGTATAAGAAAATTTAGTTTCACCTTCGTATAAACCATTCATAAGAACTTTTTGTTGTTCTTCTAGGTTCATCTCTAAAGTTTCAAAATCTATCTCACCATTTTTATATTCTTCCACTAAAGCATCATATGTTTGATCAAAAGTTTCTTGATAAATATCGTTAGCAATATCTATAAATTTGTTTTCTAAATCCATTGTTCCTCCTAATTTTAATCCTTATAGTTATATAATATTTAATTTATTATTTCATTTGTTCTAATAATGTTTTATACTGTGTTCTCATTATTTTTATTGATATTTTTTTATGAATTTCATACCATTTTAATTGAAGAACTCCCATACCTCTCAAAGAATCTCCTAACATTCTTTTTAAAAAATCAAATTCTTCATAACTTACCTTTAATTCTTTTAGAGCTTTATTTTCACAAGATTTTTTAATATAATCTAAAAATAATAAAACTCCTTTCATTTGACTTGTATTCCCATAATTTTTTTCAAATTCTTTTTTTATTTCCATCACAAATCTAAGTAAAAACTTTTTGTGACTTTTTTCAAGTTTTATAACATATTTCCTTTTGCTTTTTCCAATTTTTTGCATTAATCCCATCATTCCCATCATAGATGACATTTGACTCATTTCCATTGGATTAACCTTTTCTGGATTTATTCTTTGACCTTTCATTCACAACCTCCGCTCTATATTTTTCCTATTATTTTTTCTATATCTTCCTTTGAAATACTACCTTCTCTTAAAATTTTAATATTTTCATTGCTCATATCTATTATAGTTGATGCTTCTCCTATGGGACTCTTACCACCGTCTATAACTATATCAACTCTATTTTTAAATTCTTGTGATAACTCATCATAAGAACGAGGAGTATGTTCTCCAGAAATATTAGCACTTGTAGTTGGAAGGATTCCTCCAGCACTTTCAATAATTTTTAATGCTACTTTATGGTCAGGCATTCTAATTCCAACTGTTTCACCATTTGAAATCATTATTCCTGGAACAACATCCTTTTTTCTTAAAATTATTGTTAGCCCTCCAGGCCAAAAAAATTCTATTAGTTTTAATATCTTTTCTTTATTATAATTAATTTCTGCTATTTCTTTTATTTTTTCTAAACTACTTACAAGAGCTATCAAAGGTGAGGAAAAATTTCTAGTTTTAGCCCTATATATATTTTTTATAGTTTCTTCATTACTCATTATACCACCAATACCATAAACTGTATCTGTTGGATAAATTATTAGCTGTCCTTCTTTTAACTTTTCACCTATTATCTTATAATCTATATCTCTTGCTTTCATTATTTACACCTCTTAAAAATAAAACCTTCAAAATATTTTATCATAAAAATTTTAAAAAAGCTAGCGATAACACTAGCTTTTTCCATATTACAAGCTCTATTGGTACTTATTTTATATTATCAATACTTTCAAATAATTCTGAAATTGATTTATGTGTTACTATTCTTCTAATAGTTTCTGCAAATAATCTGTCTATTGATAAAACTTTTATTTTATCTATTTTCTTCTCTTCAGGAAGTCTTATTGAATCTGTAACTATAACTTCTTTTACTGTACATTTTTCTAATCTCTCAACTGCTGGACCTGAAAGTATTGCATGGCTACAACAAATATAAGATTCTTTAGCTCCTCTTTTCATTATTGCTTCTACACCATTTGTAATTGTTCCTGCTGTATCTATCATATCATCTATAAATATAGCTTTTTTCCCTTGAACATCACCAATTAAATTCATTACTTCTGATAAATTAGGTTTTGGTCTTCTTTTATCAATTATTGCTATTTTACAATCTAACCATTCAGCTAATTTTCTAGCTCTTTTTACTCCTCCAATATCAGGGGAAACTACTACTATTTCTTCTCCTCTTAGACCTTTATTCATAAAGTATTTAGCTAATAAAGGTAATGCTTGTAAATGATCAACTGGAATATCATAGAACCCTTGAATTTGATCTGCATGTAAATCCATAGTTACAACTCTATCTGCTCCTGCAACAGTTAACAAGTTTGCAACTAATTTTGCTGTAATCGGTTCTCTAGGACTTGATTTTCTTTCTTGTCTTGCGTACCCATAGTAAGGCATTAAAATATTAATAGTTTTCGCTGACGCTCTTTTTAATGCATCAATAAAGATCAATAATTCCATTAAATTTTCATTTACTGGCCCTGATGTTGGTTGAATAACAAATACATCTCTTCCTCTAACTGTTTCATCAACTCTTACATAAATTTCTCCATCTTTAAATCTAACAATCTTTGCCTTTCCTAATTCTAAATCAAGTTTCTTAGCTATTTTTTCTGCTAGCTCCACATTTGATGTTCCTGAAAAAATTTTAACTTCTTTCATGTCCATTTCCATAATTTTTTTATTTCCTCCATTTAAGTTTTGTTAACTGTTTAGTTCTTTCTACAGCAAGTGCGTTTGCTGGCACATCCTTTGTTATTACAGAACCTGCCCCTGTTAATGCTTTATCTCCTATTGTTAAAGGAGCTACTAACATTGAACTACTTCCTATAAATACATTCTCTCCAATAATAGTGTTAAATTTATTTGTTCCATCATAGTTACAAGTTATTGTTCCTGCCCCTATGTTTGTATCTTTCCCTATAGTTGCATTACCTAAATAAGTTAGATGACCTGCTTTAACTCCTGGTTCTAAAGTTGATTTTTTAACTTCCACAAAATTTCCAATATGGACTTTATTTTTCAAGTGACTTTTAGGTCTAAGATGTGCAAAAGGTCCCATTGTAACAAGATCTTCAATTATAGAATCTTCAATTACTGAGGATTCTATAGTTATAGAATTTCCCAAATTACTATTGATTATTCTAGTATTTCCTATTATTTCACATTTCTCACCTATTTTAGTGTTTCCTTGTAAAATAACCGTTGGATACAAAAGTGTATCTTTTCCAACTTGAACATTTTCTTCTATATAAGTAGTTTCAGGATCCATAAATATAACACCATTTTCCATTAACTCATTATTTTTTCTTTTTCTCAAAACTTTAGAGGCTTTAGCTAGTTCAATTTTAGAATTAACTCCTAATATTTCTTCGTTATTATCTAAAATAAAACTAGAAACTTTCTTATTTTCAGATACTTGAATTTTAACTATATCTGTTAAATAATACTCGCCCTTTTCATTTTCATTTGTAATCTTGTCAAGAGCTTTAAATAATTCACTTGAATCACAACAATAAACTCCTGCGTTTACTTCTTTTATTTTTTTTATTTCATCACTAGCTTCTTTTTCTTCAATTATTCCTACTACATTTTTATTTTCTTTAACAATTCTTCCATAACCAAAAGGTTTTTCATAAATAGAAGTTAAGATTGTAGTAATAGATTTTGTTTTTTTATGATAATCGTACATTTCTTTTAAAGTTTCACTTCTTAAAAGTGGAGTATCTCCACATAAAATCATAACATCTCCATTATAATCCTTAAGTAATTCTTTAGCTTGAAGTACTGCATGCCCTGTTCCCAACTGTTGTTCTTGAGTTACATACTTTATATCTTCTAATTCATTTAATATTAACTCTTTTTTATGACCTAATATTAGAATATTTTCTTCCACATTTAGTTTATTTAATTCATTTAATATCTTCTTTACCATGGGAATTCCATTTACCTTATGAATAACTTTAGGCAAATCAGATTTCATTCTTGTTCCTTTTCCTGCTGCTAAAATTAGTGATTTAAGTCTCATCTTACATCTCCTTAACATTTAAATCTGACTATTTATTATAGCACAAGTGATATGTATTTTCAATATAACCACTTTCATTATAGATCTAATTATTTAATTTATTGTAAGCTTCATTAATTTTTTTAAATTTTTCCTCGTGACTATTTCTAACATTTTCAGGCTCATTGGAAAATTTATCTGGATGATGCATTTTTGCTTTTTCTCTAAAAGCTTTTTTTATTTCCTCTTTACTTGCTCCTTCTTGGACACCTAAAGTTTGATAATATTTAGATTTATCTTCAAAAGGACTACTTCCAAAAGTATTTCTTGAACCACTCCCATTACTTCCATTATAATAATTTCCGCTTTGTCCAGTATAATTTTTAAAGAAATCTTCAAAATCCTGTTGATTTCCTGTTTTGTAATAATAAGTTCTTGTTCTTTTAGGCCTATTTCTATTTTTAATCATATTGTATATTATAATAATTAAAATAATCGGGAAAAATCTTATAATTATGAATCCAAACATCATAAATAAAGATATCCCAACAAATAAAATCATTAATAAGATCAGTAATTCCATTTTTTCTCCTTTTTTCATTATGCAAATTCTATTTTAAATTTCATATAAATATAAAATAGAAGAAAGAATATTCTTTCTTCTATACATTTTAAAATACTTTTCTGTAAATTACAATATTTATTTAATTTTTTGTTTCAAAAGAACAATTTTGTCAAGAATATTTCTGTCTCTAGGATCTATTCCATAAGCTGCTCTATACTCTCTCAAAGCTTTTTTATATCTCCCCATTTCTTCATATTTATTGGCAAACTCCAAATGAAGAGTGTATATATCTATATCTGAAAAAATAGCCAAATCAAAATGTTTTGTAGCTTCTACTATATTTCCAATTCTAGAATATGCATTTCCCAAAAGAAAATTTACAAAAGTAGCATTTTTTATTTTAGATATTGCTTCTAAAAAATATTTTATCGCTTCCTCTAGCTCATCTAACTCATAATGTAAAAATCCAAGAAAAGCAAAATTATCTCCATTTTCCCCTTCTAATTTTATTAACTTTTCATATATGTTTATAGAGCATTGATAATTTTTTCTATAATATGTTAAAGCTGCGAGTTCTCTTAATTTATTAATATTTTCTGGATCTCCTAATAAATCTAATCTAATACTTTCTTCTTTTTCCAAAATATTTTCTACATTATTATACTTTTTAAAAATTTCTGTCTTAAGCATTATTCCACCTCTCAATATTGCAAATCTAAAAGTAAGTATATTTTCAATAATCTATTTTTTTTCTTTGGCTTCTTCTTCTTTGGCTTCTTCTTTATTTTTAGGAATTGGGTTTCCAAACATCCATTCTAAATGTCTTTTCAATCCTAATAAATCTATTTCTTTTCCATCTACAACTATTTTATTTTCATCAGGTATACTAATATATCCCTCAGCTAAAGGAACATTTTTATCCAAGCTATGTTGAATTTTAATTGTATGGTCTAATCCAACTGGTTGAAATTCTGTTTTTACTATTTTTATTAAATCATCATTTTTTAATATTTCTTCTATTTTTTCAGGGGATATTTCCCTTTGAGGTGGATAATCAGCTATAAATAGAGTATGCTCAGATAAAAATTTAACCTTGTCTTTTCCTATCTTTTCAAATAATTCTATTGTATATTTCCCTCTTTTAGGTATTATAAATTTATCTAAATCAAATATTTTTTTACCTACACCAAATTGGTCTACCATAGGTCTAAATTCACCTTTAGTTATTAAATCATCATTTGTACCATTTATTCTTATTTCAAATAATGTTGGCTTTAAAATTTCTTCTATAGTTAGTACTATTGACATATGCTCCATTGGTACAGGAAATATAGGCTGAATCATATTATCAAAACTTCCTAATATATCAACTGCCCCACCTAATTGTTTATTCATTTGTGCTCTGTGTGCAACTATTATACTTTTTACTTTCATAATCTTCTCCTATTCTGTTAATTAGATTTGTTTTTGTTCCCTTTAAGATATATTAACACAATTTTATCAAAATTTAAACATTCTATTTATTATTTGTTTCTATTGGCTATATAATCAGCAAGGTTTATTAAATTTTCACCACTTTTTTTATCAAAATTATCAAGGATTTTAGCCTTTGATTTTTCAATAATTTCTAACAACAATTTTTTACTTTCTTCTAATCCTATTAGAGATGGATAAGTTGATTTATCTAGCTCTGTATCACTTCCTATAGGCTTTCCTAGAGATTCAAAATCTCCTTCTATATCTAAAATATCATCTTTAATCTGAAAGGCCATTCCTAATAAATCCCCATATTCTTCCAATTCTTTTCTAATTTTAGCTGGGGCATCCACTATTATACAAGCTATTTCTATAGGCAACTTTAATAATTTTCCAGTTTTATTTTCATGTATGTATTTTAAAGTTTCTAAATTTATTTTTTTACCTTCACTTTTTATATCTATCATTTGTCCACCAATCATTCCATTTATTCCAGAATAACTTGAAACTATTCTAATTATCTCAACTATTTTTTCTGGAGAAATCAATCCCATATTCTTCTCTGATAAAATATTAAATGCATGGGTTAAAAGAGCGTCACCAATTAAAATTCCCTCTGCTTCTCCAAATTTTTTATGAGTTGTTAATTTCCCTCTTCTATAGTCATCATTATCCAAAGCAGGTAAATCATCGTGAACCAAAGAATAAGAATGAATCATTTCTATTCCAACTGCTGAAGGTATTCCAATCTCTTTTTCCTTTCCTAACAGATCTAGTATCATAAAAAGTAAAATTGGCCTGATTCTTTTTCCACCATTTAATACTGAATATTTCATTCCCTCTGATATTTCACTTGGATATGATAATTCTGATAAAAAAAGATTTATTTTTTCTTCAATAAATGCTTTATTTTCACTTAAATAAGATTTTAGCATTATTCTAATCTTCCTCCTCTAAAATAACTTCACCGTTAACTTCCTTAACTTTTAATATTTTTCCCTCTGCTTTATTCAATATATCTGATGATTTTTTTATAAGTTTCATGGTTTTTTCATATTCCTTTATAGATTCCTCTAAGGTTAATTCTCCTGATTCTAAGTTTTTTATCATTAAATCAATATTTTCTAAATTTTCTTCAAAACTATTTCCCTTTCCCATCTTTAACCTCCTTCTATAATTTTCTTTCTAATGCTATTTTAACAAATATTACTAATTACTTCAAATAAAAAACCTCCTATGTTTATACACAGGAGGTTTTTCTATTCATTTACAAAAAAAGACAATGCTTTTTTACCATAAACTCTTCTATCTCTAAATTTAAAATCTTCTATATCTTCTATTAAATCTTCACGAACATGATGCTCACAAATTATTAAACCACCTTCAGCTGAAATGTCTGCTTTTCTTATTTCCTTTAAAACACTTCTACAAAGTTCTTCTTTATAAGGGGGATCCATAAATATAACATCAAATTTCTCTCTCTTTTTCCCTAAAATTTTAACTGCTCTTAGAGCATCATTTTTATAGGCTCTACATTTATTTTCAAAGCCTAAATTATTTATATTTTCTATTATTATCCTTAAAGCTTCTGTGTCTTTTTCTATCATTACAGCTCTTTTAGCCCCTCTACTCAAAGCTTCCAAAGCAATGTTTCCAGTTCCACTAAATAAATCTAAAAAACAACAATCATTTATATATGGAAGGATCATTGAAAAAAGAGCTTCTTTTACATTTGCAAGAGTTGGTCTAGTATCCATTCCCTTTCTACTTTTAATAACTCTTCCCTTTGCCTCACCAGCTATTATCTTCATAAATTCTCCTTTTTATAATAAATTTTAATAAATAAACATTGAATCTCCAAAACTAAAGAAATGATAATCTTTTGAAACTGCTTCTTCATAAACTTTTAACATAAATTCTCTAGTTGAAAAAGCAGACACTAGCATCAATAAAGTTGATTTTGGTAAATGGAAGTTTGTAATTAACGCATCTATTATTTTAAATTTATATCCTGGATAAATAAATATATCTGTATCATCTATCTCTGAAATCAATTTTCCATCTTCTGTTGCAGCTGATTCTAAAGCTCTTACTGTAGTTGTTCCCACAGCAACAATTCTTCTCCCCTCAGCTTTAGCTTTATTAATTATTTCACAAGCCTCTTTTGGAATTTCAAATTTTTCAGTATGCATCTTATGATCTAAAACATTCTCCTCTTTAACAGGCCTAAATGTTCCAAGTCCAACTTCTAGATAAATATCTACAATGGTAATTCCTTTTTCCTTTATTTTTTCCAAAAGTTCTGAAGTGAAATGTAATCCTGCTGTTGGAGCAGCTACTGATTCACCTCTTTTTGCATAAACTGTTTGGTATCTTGATTGGTCTTCTAATTTTTCCACAATATATGGAGGTAATGGCATTTTTCCAAGTTTATCAAGTACTTCTTCAAAAATTCCCTCATAATAAAATTTGATAATTCTATTTCCATCATCTTTTATTTCTAAAAGTTCTCCAATTAACTCTTTATTATTTCCTATATATATTTTTTGACCTAGCTTTAATTTTTTAGCATGCCCTAGTAAACACTCCCAAGTATCTAAACTTTTTCTTTTTAGTAGAAGAACTTCTAAGAGAGCTCCTGTTTCCTTATTTCCAAACATTCTAGCTGGAATTACTTTAGTTGAATTTCTAACTAGAACATCTCCTTCTTTTAGATAGTCTATTATATTATAAAAATATTTATCTTCTGTTTCTTTATTTTTTTTATTTACTGTTAATAGTCTAGCATGATCTCTAGGCTCTCTAGGATGTTGTCCTATTAATTTTTCTGGAAGATTATAATCATAATCCTTTAACAATGTAGACATTTTTTCTCCTTATTTTTATATTTTTTGTCCCAATATAACTCTCTCTATTCCACCATAATCTAAAACTCTATCTATAATTTTATATCCTTTTTTTTCCATCATAGAAACAACTTTTTCCCCTTGGTCATATCCTACTTCAAAGGCTAAATATCCACCTCTTTTTAAATATTCCCAAGCTTCTTCTGTTATTTTTTCATAAAAATAATATCCATTTCCATTATCTGTTAGAGCATTTTTAGGTTCATATATTTTCACCTCTGGCATTAGGTTTTCATACTCATCAACTGGTATATATGGAGGATTTGATACTATTAGATTATAATTCTTATAATTTATATTTTCAAATAAATTAGATTTTATAAAACTAACATTTTCAGCTAAATTCAATTCTTTATTAGAATTTGCAACTTCTAAAGCTTCTTCACTTATATCTGCTCCTAAAACTTCACTTTTATTAATTTCTTTACCTAAAGAAATTGATATTGCTCCACTTCCTGTTCCCATATCTAAAATTTTAGGAAATTCTTCTTTTTCCAATAATTTCTTACATTCATCAACTAAAATTTCAGTGTCTTGTCTTGGAATTAATACTCTACTATCAACATTCATAGGATAACCATAAAACTCCCATTCCTTTAATATGTACTGAAGAGGTTCTCTATTTTTACCCCTTCTTTGTATATAGTTTCTTATGGTGTTTCTTTTTTCTTCATTTATTTCCACGTTAAAACTAAGCATAAGAGCATTTCTCTTAACTTGTAAAACTTGAGCAAAAATATACTCTGCATCTATTCTAGCATTTGGCACATTATATTTTTTTAAATAGCTTATACTTTTTCTAAGCAAAATTAAATTTTCTTTTTTGAAATTTTCTGTATTAGTATTTTGATTTTGGATATTTTCTTTTTCAATATCATCAAATTTTTTATTAGTTTTTACCATTTGAAGTAGAATTTTTTTTATTTTCATTTTTTCTTCATTTGTTAATTCCATCTGAAAATTAGAATAGAGATCTATTCTCTCTATTCCTAAAACAAAACTTATTACTTTCTCGCTCTCTAGGCGAGATTTTGAAAAGGAGTATTTTTCCAAATACTCCTTTGAAAATTTTATTATTTCCAACAACTTCATAAACTACCCCGCTATATTTTGCAACTTTTCTGCTTGATCAAACATAGTTAATGCATCAATCATTTCCTCAATATCTCCATCAAGGAAAGCTTCTAGTTTATAAACTGTAAATTTTATTCTATGATCTGTTATTCTTCCTTGTGGGAAATTATAAGTTCTTATTTTTTCTGATCTAGATCCACTACCTACTTGTAATTTTCTTTCACTTTCAACTTCAGATCTTTGTTTTTCACATTCCATTTCATATAATTTTGAAAGTAAATGTTTCATTGCTTTTTCTCTATTTTTCAATTGAGATCTTTCATCTTGACATTGAACAACTATTCCAGTTGGTAAATGAGTTATTCTTACTGCTGAATCTGTCATATTTACATGTTGTCCACCTGCTCCACCAGATCTGTATGTATCTATTTTTAATTCAGAAGGCTTTATTGTTTGAATTTCTTCAACTTCATCAATTTCTGGCAATACTGCAACAGTAGCTGTTGAAGTATGAACTCTTCCTGCTGATTCTGTTTCAGGAACCCTTTGAACTCTGTGAACTCCAGATTCAAATTTTAATTTAGAATAAGCTCCTTGCCCGTTTATAGAGAATACAACTTCTTTTACTCCACCAACACCAGCATCTTGAAATTCAATAATATCCATTTTCCATCTATGTCTTTCAGCAAATCTTGTATACATTCTATAAAGATCCCCAGCAAAAAGAGCTGCTTCATCTCCACCTGCTCCACCTCTGATTTCAATAATTACATTTCTGTCGTCATTTGGATCTTTTGGTAAAAGTAAGAATCTTAGATTTTCTTCAATTGCAGGAAGTTTATCTTCTAATTCGTTCATTTCTTCGTTCATCATTTCTCTCATATCTGGATCTTTTTCAGATTTTATATTTTCTTTTACAAAATCTAATTCTTCTCTAAATTTTTTGTATTCAGTATATTTTTCAACTATTGGAGTTATTTCTGTTAAAGCTTTATTATATTCTATCATTTGTTTTGTATTACAAGCAACCTCTGGAGTCCCTAATAATTCCGTAAGCTCTTTATGTCTTCTTACTACTTCATCTAATTTTCCAAACATTTTTTTCTCCTTATTTTTCCCTATTTTTTCTCATATTTTAACTTATAAATTATATCATACAATTTTATTTTTATCTAGAACTAAAAAAAGGCGTTCTAATAGAACATCTACCAGAACACCTTTTAGTTATATCTTTTATTTAGTTTCTTCTTCAGCTATTGCTTTGTTTATTTCGTCAATTATCATGTCTGCGTTTAGACCATGAGATGATATTCCTTCTCCTAAAGATTCTCCAGATGCTACCATACAACCAATACATCCTAATCCATATTTTCTAAAAATCATTCCAACTACTGGATATTTTCTAGCTACTTCTAATATATTACTATCTTTACTTACTGCATTTCCCATATTATTCACCATTCCTTTTAGTTATTAAATATTATAAAATAAGTATACATAAAATTATAATGTTTGTCAATCAAAATTTACTATCTTCCAACAACATTCAAAAGGTCATGCACTCTTACTATTCCAACTAATTTTTCTTCTCTCATAACTGGTAAAACAGATATTTGACTTTCTCTATTCTCCATAAGATCCAAAGCTTCTATTGCCATAATATCATCTTCAGCAGATGTAAAACTTCTAGTCATAATATCTGCTGACTTCATTTTAAAAAACTCCTCTTTTTTAGATAAGGCTCTTCTTAAATCCCCTTCTGTTATTATTCCAGTCATTTTATTTTGATCATTTAAAACACAGACAGCTCCCAATCTTTTTTTTGTCATAGTAAGTATTAATTCATCAACTGAAGCTGATTCATTGACTAAAGGTATTTCCTCTCCTGAATGCATAATATCCTTTACCTTCATAAGTAAACGTCTCCCTAAAGTTCCTCCTGGATGATAAACAGCAAAGTTTTCAGGTTTAAAATTTCTCTTTTCTATTAAAATAGCAGCTAAGGCATCTCCCATTACCAATGTGGAAGTTGATGAAGCCATTGGAGCTAGATTTAATGGACATCCTTCCTTTTCTATTCCTATATTTAAAACGCATTCTGATGTTCTTCCTAATGGAGATTTTTCATTCCCAGTCATAGCAATAATTTTAGCTCCTATTCTTTTTATTGAAGGCATTAAAGAAAGTACTTCATCACTATTTCCACTATTTGATATAGCTATAACAATATCTTCTTTACAAACCATACCTAAATCCCCATGAAGACCTTCAGCTGAATTCATAAAAACTGTATGGGTACCTGTGGAAGCAAGTGTTGCTGCTATTTTTTTCCCTATCAACCCTGATTTTCCAATTCCAGTTATTACCACTTTTCCTTTGCAATTAAATATTAATTCAACTGCCTTTTCAATATTACCATCTAAT
This window harbors:
- a CDS encoding L-threonylcarbamoyladenylate synthase, with the translated sequence MKARDIDYKIIGEKLKEGQLIIYPTDTVYGIGGIMSNEETIKNIYRAKTRNFSSPLIALVSSLEKIKEIAEINYNKEKILKLIEFFWPGGLTIILRKKDVVPGIMISNGETVGIRMPDHKVALKIIESAGGILPTTSANISGEHTPRSYDELSQEFKNRVDIVIDGGKSPIGEASTIIDMSNENIKILREGSISKEDIEKIIGKI
- a CDS encoding ribose-phosphate pyrophosphokinase → MEMDMKEVKIFSGTSNVELAEKIAKKLDLELGKAKIVRFKDGEIYVRVDETVRGRDVFVIQPTSGPVNENLMELLIFIDALKRASAKTINILMPYYGYARQERKSSPREPITAKLVANLLTVAGADRVVTMDLHADQIQGFYDIPVDHLQALPLLAKYFMNKGLRGEEIVVVSPDIGGVKRARKLAEWLDCKIAIIDKRRPKPNLSEVMNLIGDVQGKKAIFIDDMIDTAGTITNGVEAIMKRGAKESYICCSHAILSGPAVERLEKCTVKEVIVTDSIRLPEEKKIDKIKVLSIDRLFAETIRRIVTHKSISELFESIDNIK
- the glmU gene encoding bifunctional UDP-N-acetylglucosamine diphosphorylase/glucosamine-1-phosphate N-acetyltransferase GlmU, which produces MRLKSLILAAGKGTRMKSDLPKVIHKVNGIPMVKKILNELNKLNVEENILILGHKKELILNELEDIKYVTQEQQLGTGHAVLQAKELLKDYNGDVMILCGDTPLLRSETLKEMYDYHKKTKSITTILTSIYEKPFGYGRIVKENKNVVGIIEEKEASDEIKKIKEVNAGVYCCDSSELFKALDKITNENEKGEYYLTDIVKIQVSENKKVSSFILDNNEEILGVNSKIELAKASKVLRKRKNNELMENGVIFMDPETTYIEENVQVGKDTLLYPTVILQGNTKIGEKCEIIGNTRIINSNLGNSITIESSVIEDSIIEDLVTMGPFAHLRPKSHLKNKVHIGNFVEVKKSTLEPGVKAGHLTYLGNATIGKDTNIGAGTITCNYDGTNKFNTIIGENVFIGSSSMLVAPLTIGDKALTGAGSVITKDVPANALAVERTKQLTKLKWRK
- a CDS encoding DnaJ domain-containing protein, whose protein sequence is MELLILLMILFVGISLFMMFGFIIIRFFPIILIIIIYNMIKNRNRPKRTRTYYYKTGNQQDFEDFFKNYTGQSGNYYNGSNGSGSRNTFGSSPFEDKSKYYQTLGVQEGASKEEIKKAFREKAKMHHPDKFSNEPENVRNSHEEKFKKINEAYNKLNN
- a CDS encoding M48 family metallopeptidase, encoding MLKTEIFKKYNNVENILEKEESIRLDLLGDPENINKLRELAALTYYRKNYQCSINIYEKLIKLEGENGDNFAFLGFLHYELDELEEAIKYFLEAISKIKNATFVNFLLGNAYSRIGNIVEATKHFDLAIFSDIDIYTLHLEFANKYEEMGRYKKALREYRAAYGIDPRDRNILDKIVLLKQKIK
- a CDS encoding polyprenyl synthetase family protein; translation: MLKSYLSENKAFIEEKINLFLSELSYPSEISEGMKYSVLNGGKRIRPILLFMILDLLGKEKEIGIPSAVGIEMIHSYSLVHDDLPALDNDDYRRGKLTTHKKFGEAEGILIGDALLTHAFNILSEKNMGLISPEKIVEIIRIVSSYSGINGMIGGQMIDIKSEGKKINLETLKYIHENKTGKLLKLPIEIACIIVDAPAKIRKELEEYGDLLGMAFQIKDDILDIEGDFESLGKPIGSDTELDKSTYPSLIGLEESKKLLLEIIEKSKAKILDNFDKKSGENLINLADYIANRNK
- the xseB gene encoding exodeoxyribonuclease VII small subunit, whose product is MGKGNSFEENLENIDLMIKNLESGELTLEESIKEYEKTMKLIKKSSDILNKAEGKILKVKEVNGEVILEEED
- the rsmD gene encoding 16S rRNA (guanine(966)-N(2))-methyltransferase RsmD, with the translated sequence MKIIAGEAKGRVIKSRKGMDTRPTLANVKEALFSMILPYINDCCFLDLFSGTGNIALEALSRGAKRAVMIEKDTEALRIIIENINNLGFENKCRAYKNDALRAVKILGKKREKFDVIFMDPPYKEELCRSVLKEIRKADISAEGGLIICEHHVREDLIEDIEDFKFRDRRVYGKKALSFFVNE
- the queA gene encoding tRNA preQ1(34) S-adenosylmethionine ribosyltransferase-isomerase QueA — protein: MSTLLKDYDYNLPEKLIGQHPREPRDHARLLTVNKKNKETEDKYFYNIIDYLKEGDVLVRNSTKVIPARMFGNKETGALLEVLLLKRKSLDTWECLLGHAKKLKLGQKIYIGNNKELIGELLEIKDDGNRIIKFYYEGIFEEVLDKLGKMPLPPYIVEKLEDQSRYQTVYAKRGESVAAPTAGLHFTSELLEKIKEKGITIVDIYLEVGLGTFRPVKEENVLDHKMHTEKFEIPKEACEIINKAKAEGRRIVAVGTTTVRALESAATEDGKLISEIDDTDIFIYPGYKFKIIDALITNFHLPKSTLLMLVSAFSTREFMLKVYEEAVSKDYHFFSFGDSMFIY
- the prmC gene encoding peptide chain release factor N(5)-glutamine methyltransferase, producing the protein MKLLEIIKFSKEYLEKYSFSKSRLESEKVISFVLGIERIDLYSNFQMELTNEEKMKIKKILLQMVKTNKKFDDIEKENIQNQNTNTENFKKENLILLRKSISYLKKYNVPNARIDAEYIFAQVLQVKRNALMLSFNVEINEEKRNTIRNYIQRRGKNREPLQYILKEWEFYGYPMNVDSRVLIPRQDTEILVDECKKLLEKEEFPKILDMGTGSGAISISLGKEINKSEVLGADISEEALEVANSNKELNLAENVSFIKSNLFENINYKNYNLIVSNPPYIPVDEYENLMPEVKIYEPKNALTDNGNGYYFYEKITEEAWEYLKRGGYLAFEVGYDQGEKVVSMMEKKGYKIIDRVLDYGGIERVILGQKI